The following coding sequences lie in one Flagellimonas eckloniae genomic window:
- a CDS encoding SDR family NAD(P)-dependent oxidoreductase: MNTRKIALVTGGSRGLGKDMAINIAKRGLDVVVTYYSNKEAAENTVSEIQAFGAKGIAIQLDTRKVATFKTFKNELASELQSHWKTSKIDFLINNAGFGHHSSVADTTEEIFDDLVNVHLKGVYFLTQTLLNCLHDGGGIVNISSGLARFSFPGYSAYASMKGAVEVYTRYLAKEFGERQIRANTVAPGAINTDFNKDRFQETPQVVDIIAGMTSLSRVGESDDIGSVVAFLCSDDAKWISGQRIEVSGGMLV, encoded by the coding sequence ATGAATACTAGAAAAATTGCATTGGTAACAGGTGGTAGCCGGGGATTAGGCAAGGACATGGCCATCAATATTGCAAAAAGAGGTTTGGATGTTGTCGTTACTTATTATTCCAATAAGGAAGCTGCAGAAAATACGGTAAGTGAAATCCAAGCCTTTGGAGCAAAAGGAATAGCCATACAATTGGATACTAGAAAGGTTGCTACCTTCAAAACTTTCAAAAACGAACTTGCCAGTGAGTTGCAATCACATTGGAAAACTTCCAAAATTGATTTCTTGATAAATAACGCAGGCTTTGGGCATCACAGTTCTGTGGCTGATACTACGGAAGAAATTTTTGATGATTTGGTTAACGTACATTTAAAAGGCGTGTATTTTTTGACGCAAACCTTGTTGAATTGTCTACATGATGGCGGTGGAATTGTAAACATATCCAGTGGACTGGCCCGATTTTCCTTTCCAGGATACTCGGCATATGCCAGCATGAAAGGAGCAGTGGAAGTATACACGCGCTATTTGGCAAAAGAGTTTGGTGAACGCCAAATACGGGCGAATACGGTAGCGCCAGGTGCCATAAACACTGATTTTAACAAAGACCGCTTTCAAGAAACCCCTCAAGTGGTTGATATTATTGCAGGAATGACATCTTTGAGTCGCGTGGGTGAAAGCGATGACATTGGCAGCGTCGTGGCCTTTTTATGTTCTGATGATGCCAAATGGATAAGTGGTCAACGTATTGAGGTTTCTGGTGGTATGTTGGTATAA
- the purL gene encoding phosphoribosylformylglycinamidine synthase, with product MIHFFGDEATKIFAVQTTQEITPKDTEKLTWLFGNQPKINTASLDAFFVGPRAAMITPWSTNATEITQNMGIEGILRIEEFKAVDKDFVSFDPMLFQKYSGLDQSIYTIDVIPETILEIDDITSYNKKEGLALSNDEVEYLEKLSGKLGRKLTDSEVFGFSQVNSEHCRHKIFNGTFVIDGQEMPTSLFKLIKKTSEANPNGIVSAYKDNVAFVKGPKVVQFAPKSADKPDFYEETVFDSVLSLKAETHNFPTTVEPFNGAATGSGGEIRDRLAGGKGSLPLAGTAVYMTAYSRLEENRQWEKAMAARPWLYQTPMDILIKASNGASDFGNKFGQPLIAGSVLTFEHEEHGRKLGFDKVIMQAGGIGYGKIDQALKDEPKKGDKIVILGGDNYRIGMGGAAVSSADTGEFESAIELNAVQRSNPEMQKRAANAIRGMVESRDNAIVSIHDHGAGGHLNCLSELVEETGGHIDLDKLPVGDPTLSAKEIIGNESQERMGLVIGEKDTALLHRIANRERSPMYEVGKVTGDHRFTFKSSSKGDKPMDLELSDMFGSSPKTIMEDSKIDTQYKNPEYSLEYFHDYLEQVLQLEAVACKDWLTNKVDRCVGGRVAKQQCVGPLQLPLNNCGVMALDFKGKEGIATSIGHSPISGLIDPVAGSRNSIGEALTNLVWSPLKDGLESVSLSANWMWPCRNPGEDARLYEAVKAISEFSIDLGINVPTGKDSLSMKQKYKNEEVIAPGTVVISAAGNCNDITKIIEPVFQKDGGDIYYINLSKDNFKLGGSSFGQITNTVGDSAPTIKDANHFKTAFDTIQQLISTGNIVAGHDIGSGGLITTLLEMCFADTDLGAELDLTPLMEVDTIKVLFAENIGLVIQTKDENAAKIIQQSGVEIHSIGKVISEGQLKLKNQGIEIGLNVASLRDTWFKTSYLLDDKQTAQGLAKDRYDNYKNQSLNYSFPQNFEGSLPSRSQPENNRPKAAILREKGSNSEREMANAMYLAGFDVKDVHMTDLISGRETLEDIQFLGAVGGFSNSDVLGSAKGWAGAIKYNERANKVINDFFARPDTLSIGICNGCQLFMELDLINPDHKTHGRLTYNDSGKHESNFTSVKVQKNNSVMLSSLEGTTLGVWISHGEGKFSLPHTENQYDIVAKYGYESYPANPNGSDFNTAMLCDKTGRHLVTMPHIERSIFPWNWAYYPKDKQNDKVSPWLEAFVNARKWIEK from the coding sequence ATGATTCATTTCTTTGGGGACGAGGCAACTAAAATATTTGCCGTCCAGACTACTCAAGAAATCACACCAAAAGACACAGAAAAATTAACATGGTTATTTGGCAACCAACCAAAAATAAATACGGCGTCACTCGACGCCTTTTTTGTTGGTCCGCGTGCAGCAATGATTACTCCATGGAGCACAAATGCTACCGAGATTACCCAAAATATGGGTATTGAAGGGATTTTGAGAATTGAGGAGTTTAAAGCCGTTGACAAAGATTTTGTCTCTTTTGATCCAATGTTGTTTCAAAAATATTCAGGTTTGGACCAGAGTATTTACACCATTGATGTAATTCCTGAAACAATTTTGGAAATTGATGATATCACTTCATACAACAAAAAAGAAGGTCTGGCGCTGAGCAATGATGAAGTGGAATACCTTGAAAAACTATCGGGGAAATTAGGTCGAAAACTAACAGATTCTGAAGTCTTTGGTTTTAGTCAAGTAAATTCGGAGCATTGTCGGCATAAAATATTTAATGGCACTTTTGTAATTGATGGACAAGAAATGCCAACATCACTTTTCAAACTCATCAAAAAAACTTCTGAGGCCAATCCCAATGGAATTGTTTCGGCCTATAAAGACAATGTGGCCTTTGTAAAAGGACCAAAAGTGGTGCAGTTCGCCCCAAAAAGTGCTGACAAACCAGATTTTTACGAAGAAACAGTGTTTGATTCCGTACTTTCCTTAAAGGCGGAGACGCACAATTTTCCTACAACTGTAGAACCATTCAATGGAGCTGCTACAGGTTCAGGAGGCGAAATTCGGGATCGCCTTGCCGGTGGAAAGGGTTCTTTACCCTTGGCGGGCACCGCGGTGTACATGACCGCCTATTCCAGATTAGAGGAAAATCGACAATGGGAAAAAGCAATGGCCGCACGCCCTTGGTTATATCAAACGCCAATGGATATCCTAATCAAAGCCTCAAATGGAGCATCAGATTTTGGCAACAAATTTGGCCAACCACTTATTGCGGGCTCCGTGCTGACCTTTGAACATGAAGAGCATGGCCGGAAGCTCGGTTTTGATAAAGTCATTATGCAGGCAGGCGGTATTGGTTATGGCAAAATAGATCAAGCCCTGAAGGACGAACCCAAAAAAGGTGACAAAATCGTCATTCTGGGTGGTGACAATTATCGCATTGGTATGGGTGGCGCTGCCGTTTCCAGCGCAGATACGGGAGAATTTGAATCTGCTATAGAACTGAACGCCGTTCAACGTTCCAATCCTGAAATGCAGAAAAGAGCTGCCAACGCAATCCGCGGAATGGTGGAAAGCCGAGATAATGCAATTGTTTCCATTCATGATCATGGTGCAGGAGGGCATTTAAATTGTCTTTCAGAATTAGTAGAAGAAACAGGAGGACATATTGATTTGGATAAACTTCCTGTTGGAGATCCTACCCTATCTGCCAAAGAAATCATTGGCAATGAAAGCCAAGAGCGTATGGGACTGGTGATTGGCGAAAAGGATACCGCATTATTGCATCGAATTGCGAATCGCGAGCGCTCGCCAATGTATGAAGTTGGAAAGGTAACCGGCGACCATCGCTTTACCTTTAAATCATCTTCCAAAGGTGACAAACCAATGGATTTAGAGCTTTCCGATATGTTCGGAAGTTCACCTAAAACCATTATGGAAGATTCCAAAATCGACACGCAATATAAAAATCCAGAATATTCATTAGAATATTTTCATGATTATCTAGAACAAGTCTTACAACTAGAGGCAGTGGCCTGCAAAGACTGGTTAACGAATAAAGTGGACCGCTGTGTAGGTGGCCGAGTGGCAAAACAACAATGTGTTGGGCCATTACAACTCCCACTAAACAATTGTGGGGTTATGGCTCTTGATTTTAAGGGCAAAGAAGGGATAGCCACGAGCATTGGACATTCCCCTATTTCCGGACTTATTGATCCCGTTGCAGGCAGCAGAAATAGCATTGGCGAAGCTTTGACCAATCTGGTTTGGTCACCCTTAAAGGACGGATTGGAATCTGTTTCACTTTCAGCCAATTGGATGTGGCCTTGCCGTAATCCTGGAGAGGATGCGCGTTTGTACGAAGCGGTAAAAGCTATTTCTGAATTTTCGATTGATTTGGGAATCAATGTTCCCACAGGAAAGGATTCGCTTTCCATGAAACAGAAATACAAAAATGAAGAGGTAATTGCGCCAGGAACTGTGGTAATTTCGGCTGCCGGAAATTGCAACGACATCACCAAAATAATTGAACCTGTATTTCAAAAAGATGGTGGGGACATTTATTATATCAATCTATCCAAAGACAATTTCAAATTAGGAGGATCTTCTTTTGGGCAAATAACCAATACCGTAGGTGACAGCGCTCCAACAATTAAAGATGCAAACCATTTTAAAACAGCTTTTGATACAATACAACAGCTAATTTCGACAGGAAATATTGTGGCGGGTCACGATATTGGTTCGGGAGGGCTGATAACTACCCTACTGGAAATGTGCTTTGCTGACACTGATTTAGGGGCAGAATTGGATTTAACCCCTTTAATGGAAGTGGACACCATCAAAGTATTGTTTGCTGAAAATATTGGTTTGGTAATTCAAACAAAAGATGAAAACGCCGCTAAAATCATACAACAATCTGGAGTTGAAATCCATAGTATTGGAAAAGTAATCTCGGAAGGGCAACTAAAGCTAAAAAACCAAGGTATTGAAATTGGGCTGAATGTTGCTTCACTTCGAGATACCTGGTTTAAGACATCGTACTTGTTGGATGATAAACAGACTGCACAAGGTTTGGCCAAAGACCGATACGATAACTATAAAAATCAATCATTAAACTATAGTTTTCCACAAAATTTTGAGGGCTCATTACCGTCTCGATCGCAACCAGAAAACAATAGACCGAAAGCTGCTATTCTGAGGGAAAAAGGAAGTAATTCTGAACGTGAAATGGCAAATGCCATGTATTTGGCAGGTTTTGATGTAAAGGATGTTCATATGACCGATCTTATTTCTGGGCGTGAAACTTTAGAAGATATTCAGTTTTTGGGCGCCGTGGGTGGTTTCTCCAATTCTGATGTACTAGGAAGCGCTAAAGGCTGGGCGGGAGCTATTAAATACAATGAACGTGCAAATAAGGTCATCAATGATTTTTTTGCCAGACCTGATACACTTTCTATTGGAATCTGTAATGGTTGCCAGTTGTTTATGGAATTGGATTTGATAAATCCAGACCATAAAACCCATGGTAGGCTGACTTATAATGATTCTGGTAAACATGAGAGTAATTTTACTTCAGTAAAGGTTCAGAAAAACAATTCCGTCATGTTATCCTCTTTGGAAGGAACTACTTTAGGGGTTTGGATATCACATGGCGAAGGTAAGTTCAGTTTACCTCACACGGAGAACCAGTATGATATTGTTGCAAAATATGGATATGAAAGTTATCCTGCTAATCCAAACGGCAGTGATTTCAATACAGCAATGCTCTGTGATAAGACAGGACGCCACTTGGTGACCATGCCCCATATTGAACGTTCTATCTTTCCTTGGAACTGGGCATATTATCCAAAGGATAAGCAAAATGACAAAGTTTCCCCATGGTTGGAAGCTTTTGTGAATGCAAGAAAGTGGATTGAAAAATAA
- a CDS encoding ABC transporter ATP-binding protein, with product MNYFKKILQFAIPYRRYGFLNIFFNILYALFSALSFAALIPMLDVLFKPEQKILVEPVYNGFANLKDYLQDYINYRVTEYSGDDDMKGLILVIGLVLILFLLKNAFNYFAMYFITFLRNGVLKDIRNKMYQKIVDLPISYFSEKRKGDVIARITSDVLEIQHSFLSVLELVVREPLTILFTILIMFGISAKLTIFVFVFIPIAGMIISRIGKSLKKQSDKVQKEQGEFLSIVEETLSGLRVIKAFNAESKFYNTFKKSTNRFFKFSNSLLNRQNLASPTGEFLGILVIGVLLWFGGKMVLVDKTLDPSSFIAYMGLAYNILTPAKAISKASYGVRKGNAAAERVLEVLESENPISDSKNAVEKTDLNKDILIDNVSFKYEDDYILKDFNLKVKKGHTVALVGQSGSGKSTIANLVTRFYDVNMGEILIDGINIKDISKKSLRDLMGLVTQDSILFNDTVKNNIGLGKENASHDEIIEAAKVANAHDFIVELSNGYDTNIGDSGNKLSGGQKQRLSIARAVLKNPPIMILDEATSALDTESERLVQDALEKMMRNRTSIVIAHRLSTIQNADSIVVLNKGIIVEQGTHEELMLSKKGYKKLVEMQSLNA from the coding sequence ATGAACTACTTTAAAAAGATTCTCCAATTTGCGATACCCTATCGCAGGTATGGTTTTTTGAATATTTTTTTTAATATACTTTACGCACTTTTCAGCGCGCTATCTTTTGCAGCGCTAATTCCAATGTTGGACGTTCTGTTTAAACCGGAACAGAAAATTTTGGTAGAGCCTGTATACAATGGTTTCGCTAATCTCAAGGACTACTTACAGGATTATATTAACTATCGAGTAACAGAGTATTCAGGGGATGATGATATGAAAGGGTTGATTTTGGTCATTGGGCTGGTATTGATTCTGTTCCTGTTGAAAAACGCTTTCAACTATTTTGCAATGTACTTTATCACCTTTCTTAGAAATGGTGTCCTAAAGGACATTCGAAATAAAATGTATCAAAAAATAGTGGATTTGCCCATTTCCTATTTTTCGGAAAAAAGAAAAGGAGATGTCATTGCCAGGATAACTTCTGATGTACTGGAAATTCAACATTCGTTTTTATCTGTGCTCGAATTGGTAGTTCGGGAACCGTTGACCATCCTGTTCACAATCTTGATCATGTTTGGTATAAGCGCCAAGCTTACCATCTTTGTTTTTGTTTTTATCCCAATTGCTGGGATGATTATTTCAAGAATTGGAAAATCTCTCAAAAAACAATCGGACAAAGTACAAAAAGAACAAGGTGAGTTCCTTTCCATTGTTGAGGAAACACTTAGCGGTTTGCGTGTTATCAAGGCTTTTAATGCGGAATCAAAATTCTACAACACCTTTAAAAAATCTACAAATCGGTTTTTTAAATTTTCAAATTCATTATTGAACAGACAGAACTTGGCTTCCCCAACAGGTGAATTTTTAGGAATCTTGGTAATAGGGGTCTTATTATGGTTTGGAGGCAAAATGGTACTGGTAGACAAAACGCTTGACCCTTCTTCTTTTATTGCTTATATGGGATTGGCCTATAACATTCTTACCCCGGCCAAAGCAATAAGCAAAGCCTCATATGGTGTACGCAAGGGAAATGCCGCTGCGGAACGGGTTCTTGAGGTGCTAGAATCTGAAAACCCAATTTCCGATAGCAAAAATGCTGTTGAAAAAACCGATTTGAACAAAGATATCCTTATTGACAACGTCTCTTTTAAATATGAGGACGACTATATTTTGAAGGATTTCAACCTCAAGGTAAAAAAAGGACATACCGTAGCCTTGGTTGGGCAATCCGGAAGTGGAAAAAGTACAATTGCCAATTTGGTCACCCGTTTCTATGATGTAAACATGGGCGAAATTCTGATTGATGGCATCAATATAAAAGACATTTCAAAAAAGTCACTTCGGGATTTAATGGGATTGGTGACCCAGGATTCCATCTTATTCAATGATACGGTCAAAAACAATATCGGCTTAGGAAAAGAAAACGCTTCACACGATGAGATTATAGAAGCGGCCAAGGTAGCCAATGCCCATGATTTTATTGTGGAGCTGTCAAATGGTTACGATACCAATATAGGCGATAGCGGAAATAAACTCAGTGGTGGCCAAAAACAGCGGCTTTCCATTGCAAGAGCAGTGCTCAAAAACCCGCCCATCATGATTTTGGACGAAGCAACCTCCGCCTTGGATACCGAAAGTGAACGTTTGGTGCAGGATGCCTTGGAAAAAATGATGCGGAACAGAACCTCTATTGTTATCGCACATAGACTTTCCACAATCCAAAATGCAGATTCAATCGTGGTGCTCAACAAAGGAATAATTGTAGAACAAGGTACCCATGAGGAATTGATGCTATCCAAAAAAGGGTATAAAAAATTGGTTGAAATGCAGTCTTTGAATGCATAG
- a CDS encoding WD40/YVTN/BNR-like repeat-containing protein — MVKKIVIIVVLVALGCSSKNKSFNYSEVEIATVFSDSVSIRAIEFLDDNTLAFAGNNGVYGSIDVRTNTVRANVQKFDSILPEFRAIAHTKNDFFMLSVASPALLYKTGEKGKMELVYSEEGEGVFYDSMKFWNDREGIAIGDGADGCLSIIITRDGGKNWMKIPCDSLPNLEESVGAYAASNTNIEIVGDKCWIMTSIEYTLFSEDRGKTWAAIKTPILMTELFQGIYSIDFYNGNLGYGIGGSFKVTDVKKSNKIITVDGGKTWELIAEGQEPGYKSCVQFIPKSGGKDMVAVGFTGVSYSKDGGHNWESLSEEGFYTIRFLNSSTAYAAGKNKIAKLVFK; from the coding sequence ATGGTAAAAAAAATAGTAATTATTGTGGTATTGGTAGCACTAGGGTGTTCCTCAAAAAATAAGTCATTCAATTATTCTGAAGTAGAAATAGCTACAGTATTCAGTGACTCAGTTAGTATTAGGGCCATTGAGTTTTTAGATGACAATACTTTAGCCTTTGCAGGAAACAATGGGGTATACGGTTCTATTGATGTTAGAACAAATACTGTTAGAGCCAATGTGCAAAAATTTGACAGTATTCTTCCCGAGTTTAGAGCTATAGCACATACCAAAAATGACTTTTTTATGCTTTCCGTGGCTTCTCCTGCATTGCTGTATAAAACTGGTGAGAAAGGGAAAATGGAATTGGTTTATAGCGAGGAAGGAGAAGGTGTTTTTTATGATTCCATGAAGTTTTGGAACGATAGGGAAGGTATTGCCATTGGTGATGGGGCTGATGGATGTCTATCCATTATCATTACAAGGGATGGGGGAAAGAATTGGATGAAAATTCCCTGTGACTCCTTGCCGAACTTAGAAGAATCTGTTGGGGCTTATGCAGCAAGCAATACAAATATTGAAATAGTTGGGGACAAATGTTGGATCATGACCTCTATTGAGTACACGTTATTTTCTGAAGATAGAGGCAAAACTTGGGCTGCAATTAAAACTCCAATACTAATGACGGAACTTTTTCAAGGAATCTATTCCATTGACTTTTACAATGGGAATTTGGGTTATGGGATAGGAGGTTCTTTTAAGGTCACGGATGTAAAGAAATCGAATAAGATTATCACCGTTGATGGTGGGAAAACATGGGAACTCATTGCGGAAGGGCAAGAACCAGGATATAAAAGTTGCGTACAGTTTATACCCAAATCGGGAGGAAAAGATATGGTTGCTGTTGGATTTACGGGAGTTTCATATTCCAAAGATGGTGGACATAACTGGGAATCACTTAGTGAAGAAGGATTTTACACCATTCGGTTTTTAAATAGTTCCACAGCCTACGCAGCAGGGAAAAACAAGATTGCGAAATTGGTATTCAAATAA
- a CDS encoding DUF6515 family protein, protein MKNIKLVLLTIALVGGLLIANAQKTVVRVYPKHGTVVKTITKPKVVVHNNVNFYFSDGVWYRAKGKTYVVAAAPRGITVRKLPRARKVVVVNGRKLYKYRGVWYKKTGRNYVVVNV, encoded by the coding sequence ATGAAAAATATAAAACTTGTCCTTTTGACTATAGCACTAGTAGGTGGTCTTTTGATTGCCAATGCACAAAAAACAGTTGTTCGCGTATATCCAAAACATGGAACAGTGGTAAAGACGATTACCAAACCCAAAGTTGTGGTACACAACAATGTAAACTTTTATTTTTCTGATGGAGTTTGGTACAGGGCCAAAGGCAAAACCTATGTAGTAGCCGCCGCACCAAGAGGCATTACTGTACGAAAGTTACCAAGAGCCCGAAAAGTAGTGGTTGTAAATGGTAGAAAGTTATATAAATATAGAGGTGTTTGGTATAAAAAGACCGGAAGAAATTACGTTGTAGTTAACGTTTAG
- a CDS encoding RNA polymerase sigma factor yields the protein MIAEEALVKELKQKDSQAKAFEVLVNTYKERLYWHIRRIVLDHDDADDVLQNTFIKVYKNIEGFKGDSKLYSWMYRIATNEALTFLKQKSKKAEISDQELKTAMVENLQSDVYFEGGEIQMKLQQALATLPEKQKLVFNMKYFQEMKYDEISEVLETSVGGLKASYHLAVKKIEAYLKSD from the coding sequence TTGATCGCTGAGGAAGCCCTAGTCAAAGAACTAAAACAAAAGGATAGCCAAGCAAAGGCCTTTGAAGTGTTGGTGAACACTTACAAAGAACGCCTATATTGGCATATACGAAGAATTGTTTTGGATCATGATGATGCGGATGATGTGCTTCAAAATACGTTCATTAAAGTGTATAAAAATATTGAGGGCTTTAAGGGAGACAGTAAGTTATATTCATGGATGTACCGTATTGCCACAAATGAGGCGTTGACTTTTTTGAAACAAAAATCGAAGAAGGCGGAAATAAGTGACCAGGAATTAAAAACGGCAATGGTTGAAAATTTGCAGTCCGATGTTTATTTTGAAGGAGGTGAGATTCAAATGAAATTACAACAGGCTCTTGCCACCTTGCCCGAAAAACAAAAGTTGGTATTTAACATGAAGTATTTTCAAGAAATGAAATACGATGAAATATCAGAAGTTTTGGAAACCTCGGTTGGGGGATTAAAAGCTTCATACCATCTAGCAGTAAAAAAAATAGAAGCGTATCTTAAGAGTGATTAA
- a CDS encoding helix-turn-helix domain-containing protein, with the protein MNKRVSIEEFYESSHKFVPESVKSGIGHFNVFKLDEFAGPKPKAMPFNRRDYFKISLVKGKSRVHYADKIVNVQKQVIVFSNPQIPYNWEMIDEQLRGYFCVFTDAFFHQFGNLTQYPVFQPNGNPVFQLTDEQLETISSIFQRMFTEIDSDYAYKYDVLRNLVFELIHTALKLQPADLNMNLHSNASERISGLFMELLERQFPIESPMQRMQLRSASDFATQLSMHVNHLNRALKASMQKSTSNLITERVVQEAKILVRHTNWNISEIANTLGFEETAHFSNFFKKHANHSPASYRKLENI; encoded by the coding sequence ATGAACAAAAGGGTTTCCATTGAAGAATTTTATGAATCGAGTCACAAATTTGTGCCCGAAAGCGTAAAATCTGGCATCGGACATTTTAACGTGTTCAAACTAGATGAATTTGCCGGACCCAAACCAAAGGCGATGCCATTTAATCGCAGGGACTATTTTAAAATAAGTTTGGTCAAAGGAAAGAGCAGGGTACATTATGCCGACAAGATTGTAAATGTGCAAAAACAAGTCATTGTGTTTTCCAATCCTCAAATACCCTACAATTGGGAAATGATAGATGAGCAACTAAGAGGCTATTTTTGTGTGTTTACCGATGCATTTTTCCATCAATTTGGGAATCTTACCCAATATCCAGTTTTTCAGCCTAACGGTAACCCCGTTTTTCAATTAACCGATGAACAGTTGGAAACCATTTCATCCATTTTTCAACGGATGTTTACCGAAATTGATTCGGATTATGCCTACAAATATGATGTGCTTCGCAATTTAGTTTTCGAATTGATTCATACCGCCCTAAAATTGCAACCCGCTGATTTAAATATGAATCTGCATTCCAATGCTTCAGAAAGAATTTCAGGCTTATTTATGGAGTTGTTAGAGCGGCAATTCCCCATAGAAAGTCCTATGCAACGCATGCAATTACGTTCAGCTTCAGACTTTGCCACACAATTAAGTATGCATGTCAATCATCTTAATCGAGCCCTAAAAGCAAGCATGCAGAAAAGCACATCAAATCTTATTACCGAACGTGTTGTGCAAGAGGCTAAAATTTTGGTACGACACACCAACTGGAACATTTCAGAAATTGCAAACACTCTTGGATTTGAAGAGACCGCTCACTTTTCAAATTTCTTTAAAAAACATGCGAACCACTCCCCTGCTTCATATCGGAAATTAGAAAATATTTGA
- a CDS encoding RsmB/NOP family class I SAM-dependent RNA methyltransferase: MRLHRNLVFAVIDALGMIFNENEYADKVIEKVLRYDKRWGARDRGFIAETTYDIVRWKRLYAEIAEVNAPYSRQNLFRLFTVWCVLRGIQLPDWKQLEETPERRIKGRFDELSKIRKLRESVPDWMDELGEKALGNDLWTKEIAALNTQAEVILRTNTLKTTKEKLRALLKTEEIETETVSGVKDALKLVVRKNVFVTQAFKDGLFEVQDASSQLVAPFLEVEPGQRVVDACAGAGGKTLHLASLMENKGQLIALDIYESKLKKLKVRTRRNGVHNVETRAIESTKVIKKLYNSVDRLLLDAPCSGLGVLRRNPDSKWKLQPEFIEKIKGVQHDILRSYSKMVKPGGKMVYATCSILPEENSEQVQSFLTSEEGKGFEFIKEQKIFASEHGFDGFYMALLSKS, from the coding sequence ATGCGACTACACAGAAACTTGGTCTTTGCCGTTATAGATGCCCTTGGCATGATTTTCAATGAAAATGAATATGCCGATAAGGTAATTGAAAAAGTACTGCGTTATGATAAGCGCTGGGGTGCACGGGACCGGGGATTTATTGCCGAGACCACTTACGATATTGTTCGTTGGAAACGTTTGTATGCTGAAATTGCCGAAGTAAATGCTCCTTACTCCCGTCAAAACTTATTTAGACTGTTCACGGTCTGGTGTGTATTACGTGGGATTCAGCTCCCAGATTGGAAACAATTGGAAGAAACCCCTGAAAGACGGATCAAAGGACGTTTTGATGAGCTTTCTAAAATCAGAAAGCTTCGGGAATCAGTACCTGATTGGATGGATGAATTAGGTGAAAAAGCATTGGGAAATGACTTATGGACCAAGGAGATTGCCGCTTTAAATACGCAGGCCGAAGTAATCCTTAGGACCAATACCTTAAAAACCACCAAGGAGAAACTACGGGCGCTTTTAAAGACCGAGGAAATTGAAACAGAAACCGTTTCTGGAGTAAAAGATGCTTTGAAATTGGTAGTGCGAAAAAACGTTTTTGTAACCCAAGCTTTTAAAGATGGGCTTTTTGAAGTTCAAGATGCTTCCTCACAACTAGTGGCCCCATTCTTAGAAGTAGAGCCCGGGCAGCGCGTAGTCGATGCCTGCGCAGGAGCTGGTGGGAAAACCTTGCATCTGGCCTCTTTAATGGAAAACAAAGGACAATTGATTGCCTTGGATATTTATGAAAGTAAGCTTAAAAAACTTAAGGTTAGAACAAGGCGAAATGGAGTTCATAATGTAGAAACAAGGGCTATTGAATCTACTAAAGTGATAAAAAAACTATACAATTCCGTTGATCGCTTATTGTTGGACGCTCCCTGTTCCGGGCTTGGTGTGCTTCGTCGTAATCCCGATTCAAAATGGAAATTGCAGCCGGAGTTTATTGAAAAAATAAAAGGTGTTCAACACGATATTTTACGTAGCTATTCCAAAATGGTAAAACCCGGAGGTAAAATGGTATATGCCACCTGTTCCATACTTCCCGAAGAAAATTCGGAGCAAGTTCAATCTTTTTTGACTTCTGAAGAAGGGAAGGGTTTTGAGTTCATAAAAGAGCAGAAAATTTTTGCATCAGAACATGGCTTTGATGGGTTTTATATGGCGCTTTTAAGTAAAAGCTAA